One Micromonospora sp. WMMD812 genomic window carries:
- a CDS encoding GNAT family N-acetyltransferase, with protein sequence MWIVTSRMSDVARWARAVADGPVENCGWPAEYLHQARQIPLGPIADPLDSEQPLLPVDPNYLFFAGIDRLTRHLVAGLTVASSNGVSEVGGAVHRDYRAQGYGNEMLDMVCALVHRHFGIARLVAGCEATNVASQRWLAKSGFVPASGPPTHTLPNGRVIQALWWDRVDHDPELRCRRPRPRPRRRLFNRR encoded by the coding sequence TTGTGGATCGTCACCAGTCGCATGAGTGATGTGGCGCGATGGGCACGCGCAGTGGCCGACGGCCCTGTGGAGAACTGTGGCTGGCCGGCCGAGTACCTCCACCAGGCGAGGCAGATCCCGTTGGGCCCGATCGCCGATCCGCTGGACTCCGAGCAGCCGCTTCTGCCGGTCGACCCGAACTACCTGTTCTTCGCCGGCATTGACCGGCTGACCCGACACCTGGTGGCCGGCTTGACGGTCGCCAGTTCCAACGGGGTCAGCGAGGTCGGCGGTGCCGTCCACCGCGACTACCGCGCGCAGGGTTACGGCAACGAGATGCTGGACATGGTGTGCGCCTTGGTGCACCGGCACTTCGGCATCGCGCGCCTCGTTGCCGGCTGCGAGGCGACGAACGTAGCCAGCCAGCGCTGGTTGGCCAAGTCAGGGTTCGTGCCGGCCTCCGGGCCGCCGACGCACACGCTACCTAACGGGCGGGTCATCCAGGCGTTGTGGTGGGACCGGGTCGACCACGATCCCGAGCTGCGGTGCCGGCGACCGCGACCGCGTCCCCGACGGCGGCTGTTCAACCGGCGCTAG
- a CDS encoding SitI3 family protein — protein MALEFRLTLAGDIALEDIAELAAADPSEKPTPTALPRVLSARLYEQRGYALSVYTGDHGYFDAEDDDGSLWEWELTDYVNVGFSMRGDEIAEKGIPNMAATVARVLAGRPEDAALVQTDGYLLLTRVGGVLRKHRPVFWSHYGLEGVP, from the coding sequence ATGGCTTTGGAGTTTCGGCTCACGCTGGCCGGCGACATTGCTCTGGAGGACATAGCCGAACTCGCAGCCGCCGACCCCTCCGAGAAGCCCACGCCGACGGCTCTCCCGCGAGTGCTCAGCGCGCGGCTTTACGAACAGCGTGGCTATGCCCTGAGCGTCTACACGGGCGATCACGGTTACTTCGATGCCGAGGACGACGACGGGTCGCTCTGGGAGTGGGAACTGACCGACTACGTCAACGTCGGCTTCTCGATGCGCGGCGACGAGATCGCGGAGAAGGGCATCCCGAACATGGCCGCCACTGTCGCACGGGTGCTGGCCGGCCGGCCCGAAGACGCAGCGCTTGTCCAGACCGACGGATACCTGCTCCTCACCCGCGTCGGCGGAGTGCTCCGCAAACACCGACCGGTTTTCTGGAGCCACTACGGCCTTGAGGGCGTCCCGTGA
- a CDS encoding DUF6244 family protein, with protein sequence MTQVETITGELQALANGAERAQGLTAAADNQAQEIALKAAGAGFAAVAAGMTRVRAAIGDIRGGLSGLGTAIDEASKATAAVPREATPQDTVAALAPVQQGIIGAREASAATITQIGTVQQLVTTVLHGGQPGPLLQALDGIKQVLALLAQRASAAEQAVEAAIAEARRLGSAGN encoded by the coding sequence GTGACGCAGGTCGAGACGATCACCGGTGAACTCCAGGCGCTGGCCAACGGCGCGGAGCGAGCGCAGGGGCTGACGGCCGCGGCCGACAACCAGGCCCAGGAGATCGCCCTGAAGGCCGCCGGCGCCGGGTTCGCCGCCGTCGCGGCGGGCATGACCCGGGTACGCGCCGCGATCGGCGACATCCGGGGCGGCCTGAGCGGCCTCGGCACCGCGATCGACGAGGCCAGCAAGGCCACCGCCGCGGTTCCGCGCGAGGCGACACCCCAGGACACCGTCGCCGCACTGGCCCCCGTACAGCAGGGCATCATCGGTGCCCGCGAGGCGTCGGCGGCCACGATCACCCAGATCGGCACGGTGCAGCAACTCGTCACCACGGTCCTGCACGGCGGGCAGCCCGGCCCGCTGCTCCAGGCGCTGGACGGCATCAAGCAGGTCCTCGCCCTGTTGGCACAACGCGCCAGCGCCGCCGAACAAGCCGTGGAGGCGGCGATCGCCGAAGCGCGGCGGCTGGGGTCGGCGGGAAACTGA
- a CDS encoding AAA family ATPase — protein MLAGLELPPAVEAERVITAVLADVRSGDHRGVVVDSPPGAGKSTLVVRAAVELAAADEPLIVIAQTNEQVDDLIDRLARKAPELRIGRLSATDYQPSARVRGHDTVQVAAKVTDLGSAAVIIGTAAKWATVTEGSWPWAIVDEAYQMRSDALLRVAGRFERALFVGDPGQLDPFSTVDTARWTGLTWDPMQSAVAVLLRHNPDLPVHRLPVSWRLPASAAPLVAAAFYPFTGFRAGTGRDERALSLTGPGPGDAVDAAIETAARTGWALYALPERHTLRTDVEAAAACVALAVRVLERGAVAVSEQAPTGAPVTADRLAIGAAHRDQVAVIRAQLGAAGAGITVDTANRLQGREYDLTIVLHPLSGRRDATAFHLESGRLCVLASRHRHACVVVARDGIGDLLDAHPSTEPMHLDVPVKFPDGWEANQSTLTHLRPHRVAAG, from the coding sequence GTGCTGGCTGGGCTGGAGTTGCCACCCGCGGTGGAGGCCGAGCGCGTCATCACGGCCGTGCTCGCCGACGTCCGCTCCGGTGACCACCGCGGCGTGGTGGTCGACTCGCCACCCGGGGCCGGCAAGTCGACCCTGGTGGTCCGCGCCGCCGTCGAGCTGGCCGCCGCCGACGAGCCGCTGATCGTCATCGCGCAGACCAACGAGCAGGTCGACGACCTCATCGACCGCCTCGCCCGCAAGGCACCCGAGCTGCGCATCGGCCGGCTCTCCGCCACCGACTACCAGCCGTCCGCGCGGGTCCGGGGCCACGACACGGTCCAGGTCGCCGCGAAGGTCACCGACCTCGGCAGCGCGGCCGTCATCATCGGTACGGCCGCCAAGTGGGCCACAGTCACCGAGGGCTCCTGGCCGTGGGCGATCGTCGACGAGGCGTACCAGATGCGCTCGGACGCCCTGCTGCGCGTGGCCGGCAGATTCGAACGGGCCCTGTTCGTCGGCGACCCCGGGCAGCTCGACCCGTTCTCCACCGTCGACACCGCGCGCTGGACCGGCCTCACCTGGGACCCGATGCAGTCCGCGGTCGCGGTGCTCCTGCGGCACAACCCCGATCTGCCTGTTCACCGGCTACCCGTCTCGTGGCGGCTGCCGGCCTCCGCCGCGCCCCTGGTGGCCGCCGCGTTCTACCCGTTCACCGGCTTCCGCGCCGGCACCGGGCGCGACGAGCGGGCGCTGTCGCTCACCGGGCCCGGCCCGGGCGACGCGGTCGACGCCGCGATCGAAACGGCCGCCCGCACCGGCTGGGCGCTCTACGCGCTGCCGGAGCGGCACACCCTACGTACCGATGTGGAAGCCGCGGCGGCGTGCGTGGCCCTCGCGGTGCGGGTGCTGGAGCGGGGCGCGGTCGCCGTCTCCGAGCAGGCGCCCACGGGAGCGCCGGTGACCGCGGACCGCCTCGCGATCGGCGCCGCCCACCGCGACCAGGTCGCCGTCATCCGCGCGCAGCTCGGCGCAGCCGGAGCCGGCATCACCGTCGACACCGCCAACCGGCTCCAGGGCCGCGAGTACGACCTGACGATCGTGCTGCACCCGCTGTCCGGGCGGCGGGACGCGACGGCGTTCCACCTGGAGTCGGGGCGGCTGTGCGTGCTGGCGTCACGCCACCGGCACGCGTGCGTCGTGGTGGCGCGGGACGGCATCGGCGACCTGCTCGACGCCCACCCGTCCACCGAGCCGATGCACCTCGACGTGCCGGTGAAGTTCCCCGACGGCTGGGAGGCGAACCAGTCGACGCTGACCCACCTGCGCCCGCACCGTGTCGCCGCCGGCTGA
- a CDS encoding TioE family transcriptional regulator, which produces MDLAREHGISTQAVRNYERDGVLPAADRTPSGYRAYTDLHAAALRAYLALVPAYGYGVAAEIMRAATRGDLDAALRAVDGGHAQLLRDRETLDAVETTIGVLTAAPPPDRPDRPLTVGALAHRLGVTPATLRKWERAGILTPARDRASHQRLYGPDDVRDADLAHLLRRGGYLLDHIATVMAQVRTASGPGPLAESLDAWRQRLAARGRAMLVAGGHLAAYLTAAGR; this is translated from the coding sequence GTGGACCTCGCCCGCGAGCACGGCATCTCCACCCAGGCCGTCCGCAACTACGAGCGCGACGGCGTCCTCCCGGCCGCCGATCGCACCCCCAGCGGCTACCGCGCCTACACCGACCTGCACGCCGCGGCGCTCCGCGCGTACCTCGCGCTCGTCCCGGCGTACGGCTACGGAGTCGCCGCCGAGATCATGCGGGCGGCGACCCGCGGCGATCTCGACGCCGCCCTGCGCGCCGTCGACGGCGGCCACGCGCAGCTGCTCCGCGACCGGGAGACCCTCGACGCCGTCGAGACGACGATCGGGGTGCTCACCGCGGCGCCGCCCCCGGACCGACCCGACCGGCCGCTGACCGTCGGCGCCCTCGCCCACCGGCTCGGCGTGACGCCCGCGACCCTGCGCAAGTGGGAACGGGCCGGCATCCTCACCCCGGCCCGCGACCGCGCCAGTCACCAACGCCTCTACGGCCCCGACGACGTCCGCGACGCCGACCTCGCGCACCTGCTGCGCCGCGGCGGCTACCTGCTCGACCACATCGCGACGGTCATGGCGCAGGTCCGCACCGCCTCCGGACCCGGGCCGCTGGCCGAGTCCCTCGACGCCTGGCGGCAACGCCTGGCCGCCCGTGGCCGCGCGATGCTGGTGGCCGGCGGCCACCTCGCCGCCTACCTGACGGCGGCCGGCCGCTGA
- a CDS encoding DUF6194 family protein, which yields MASSQVPSPDPHEPALSVDALAGRILALPEVEVLRADEASGAPESNWGNWFFFVGPDRRMPFATIVVRDMPGFDEESRLDRPDVYRLNLDLGRHEFERLFGYPPAQSADHRASVDVAALDEVLPHPVYGTAAWACVLNPGPRSRAEVDRLLAHAHGRAVERHRRRLDRGGESS from the coding sequence ATGGCTTCTTCTCAGGTACCCTCCCCCGACCCTCACGAGCCCGCCTTGAGCGTGGACGCCCTCGCCGGACGGATTCTCGCCCTGCCCGAGGTCGAGGTTCTGCGGGCCGACGAGGCGTCGGGCGCTCCGGAATCGAACTGGGGCAACTGGTTCTTCTTCGTCGGCCCGGACCGCCGGATGCCGTTCGCCACCATCGTCGTACGCGACATGCCCGGCTTCGACGAGGAATCGCGGCTCGACCGGCCGGACGTCTACCGGCTCAACCTGGACCTGGGCCGCCACGAGTTCGAGCGGCTGTTCGGCTACCCGCCGGCGCAGTCCGCCGACCATCGGGCGTCGGTCGACGTCGCCGCGCTGGACGAGGTGCTGCCGCATCCGGTCTACGGCACCGCCGCCTGGGCGTGCGTCCTCAACCCCGGCCCCCGGAGCCGGGCCGAGGTGGATCGGCTGCTCGCACACGCGCACGGCCGGGCGGTGGAGCGGCACCGCCGCAGGCTCGACCGTGGCGGCGAGTCGTCCTGA
- a CDS encoding phosphodiester glycosidase family protein has product MRSSHLVRPTLALLLATGLSTLVTPTGTAQAATGPATSVSTADTSITFTATEKLAPGVTYGSFQVDTPRGATVGYLLTADLHKNKVSLDLLHPGSVAQRQVVSAMTNGQGAVAGVNGDFFNISETHAGVAPTGSASGPEIADGEDLKFAVPTAQRFGPGLAPGTSTRDVFGVGVNGKARVDTLSLAGEVRSAKGTIALGGLNQYALPVGGVGMFTADWGTASRVRSTCGSDTSRNDPCSTHTYEVTVRRGVVTSVSPTPGAGAIPSDTQVLVGREGGADALDDLVVGDRVKVDEKLVSVGKPKLTFAVGGAPILRDGQPLAGLDTKTAAVRSSAGVSADGRTVYLVALAGRAPASAGFTIAELADLMRSLGADAAVNLDGGGSTTIAVREPGQTAATARNNPSDGTERAVANGIGIFVGRD; this is encoded by the coding sequence ATGAGGTCATCACACCTCGTGCGCCCGACTCTGGCGCTGCTGCTCGCCACGGGGCTGAGCACCCTCGTGACGCCCACCGGCACCGCCCAGGCCGCGACCGGCCCCGCGACGTCGGTGTCCACTGCGGACACCTCGATCACCTTCACCGCGACTGAGAAACTCGCCCCGGGCGTCACTTACGGGTCGTTCCAGGTGGACACGCCGCGTGGCGCGACCGTCGGTTACCTGCTCACCGCCGACCTGCACAAGAACAAGGTCTCCCTGGACCTGCTGCACCCCGGCAGCGTCGCGCAGCGCCAGGTCGTCTCGGCCATGACCAACGGCCAGGGCGCCGTCGCCGGCGTGAACGGCGACTTCTTCAACATCAGCGAGACCCACGCCGGAGTCGCGCCGACCGGCTCGGCGTCGGGCCCGGAGATCGCCGACGGCGAGGACCTGAAGTTCGCCGTGCCGACCGCGCAGCGCTTCGGCCCGGGCCTCGCCCCCGGCACCTCGACCCGTGACGTGTTCGGTGTGGGCGTGAACGGCAAGGCGCGCGTCGACACCCTGTCCCTGGCCGGCGAGGTGCGCAGCGCCAAGGGCACGATCGCCCTCGGCGGCCTCAACCAGTACGCGCTGCCGGTCGGCGGCGTGGGCATGTTCACCGCCGACTGGGGCACCGCCTCCCGGGTCCGGTCGACCTGCGGCAGCGACACCAGCCGCAACGATCCGTGTAGCACCCACACCTACGAGGTGACCGTCCGCCGGGGTGTGGTGACCTCGGTGAGCCCGACGCCGGGCGCGGGCGCCATCCCGAGCGACACGCAGGTGCTGGTCGGCCGCGAGGGCGGCGCGGACGCGCTCGACGACCTCGTCGTCGGCGACCGGGTCAAGGTGGACGAGAAGCTCGTCTCGGTGGGCAAGCCGAAGCTGACGTTCGCGGTCGGCGGCGCGCCGATCCTGCGTGACGGGCAGCCCCTCGCGGGCCTGGACACGAAGACCGCCGCCGTCCGCAGCTCGGCCGGGGTCAGCGCCGACGGCAGAACGGTGTACCTCGTCGCGCTGGCCGGCCGCGCCCCCGCCAGCGCGGGCTTCACGATCGCCGAGCTGGCCGACCTGATGCGGTCGCTCGGAGCGGACGCCGCGGTGAACCTGGACGGCGGCGGCTCGACCACGATCGCCGTCCGGGAGCCGGGCCAGACGGCGGCGACCGCCCGCAACAACCCCTCCGACGGTACGGAGCGCGCGGTCGCCAACGGCATCGGCATCTTCGTGGGCCGCGACTGA